The segment GTGGAAGCGCACTCTCGGTGCGCACTGCGAGTGCGCACTTGAAGTGCGCCCAATTGGCGTTCAAAATGCGAGCATGACGCAAACGCCATCGTATAAACCAGTTGCCGAATTGCTCGGAGCGCCGCCAGCGCCGCGCGGAGCCAAAGATCGCCTGATTTCGACGGCGATTGATCTTTTTTATCGCAATGGTTTTAACGCGATCGGCGTGGATCGAATCCTAAATGACTCGGGCGTCGGGAAGACGACCTTCTACAAATACTTTGAAGGGAAGGATGATTTGATCGTCGCGGCGGTCGAGCGTTTCGACCAATGGGCGACCGCGGCTTGGAGCACCGCCGTCCGGCGTCATGCCGGCGACGATCCCCGCGCGAAGATCATCGGTTACTTCGAAGTGCTCGATCAGTGGTTTCATGCGCCGGACTTTCAGGGCTGTCTCTTTTTGAACGTCGCTGCCGAGTATCCCAATCCCCGCGATCCGATTCATATTGCTGGCGCCGCTCATAAGCTGCGGTGTCGCGAAACGTTTCGCGATCTCGCCGAGGATGCTGGCGCCGAAAAGCCCGAGGAATTGGCCGATCAATTGGCGATCCTGCTGGAAGGGGCGATCGTCTTGCGGCAGGTCTGCGGCTGCGACGCCGCCGCCAAAACCGCGGCCGAGACGGTTGCGATGCTGCTGGAAATCAATCTGCCCGCCGCGACATAAGTGGGGGCGCCCTCTTTTTTCTGACGGATCGGTGGTGATTCGATCGCCGCTTGCGCGTTAGGATGCCAGACGCGGCGTCGCTCGTCTGCCTGTAGCGACGTCGGTCCGTTTTTCACTTCAGCAGAAAGAGCAGAGCCATGTCGCGTTACGAAGGGAAACCGTTCGTACGACTGATCGAATGTTACATCTTGTCGGCGATTGACGAATTGCCGGCGGTCTACGAGCAGAAGCTGGTCGAAATGGTCCCCGCCTTGAAGGAGACCTACAACATCGAAGGCACATGGCGCGAAGTCGTGGCGGAAGTAATGCAGTTTCCTGATTCGATTGACGAAGAGCTGCGCGGCATGTGGAATCACAACCAGGCGATCGCCGCTCAAAAGAATCAGATCCTCTCGGCCGAGGCGTTCGCCCAAGCGGTCGTCGACCAAAACTTTCCGTCCGAGCCGGAAGGGGAAGAAGACGAGGGCGAAGAAGAATAGTTCCCACGAATAATTCCAAGGAAGGATGCTTTGATGTTCGTTCGTCTAACGGCGGTTGGGTTGTTGGCGATGGCGGGGATCTTCGGAAGCGGCGAATCGCTTTCCGCCGAAGAACGACCTGCACGTTGGGAGAGCGTGGTCGTCATCAAGTCGACCGTCGAGAAAGAGGGGAAGACTTCGGTCCGTTCGTCGACCGGCTTTTTCGTGAAGCAGGGAGAGCAGGTCTACCTGGCGACGGCGCGGCACTCGGCCGATGAAAGCAATCCCTCGTCAGAGATCCTATTCTCGCTCGGCGACAACAGCGTCAGCCTGAAGTTGGAGGAGCTGGGTCAATCTGTCGAGAACTCGTGGCTGACGAAGCCAAGTTACGACATCGCCATCTTACCGGTGTCGCACAAGTTGTTGGCCAAGGCGGCCTGCCTTGAACTGGACGATTGCCGGCGTCAACTGCCTCCGCCGAAAACGCAACTGGAGGTGGTCGGCTTTCCGTTGGCGCTCGGCCTGTTTGGCCCGGACCTGTCGCCGGTCGTGATGGAAGCGA is part of the Blastopirellula sediminis genome and harbors:
- a CDS encoding TetR/AcrR family transcriptional regulator; the protein is MTQTPSYKPVAELLGAPPAPRGAKDRLISTAIDLFYRNGFNAIGVDRILNDSGVGKTTFYKYFEGKDDLIVAAVERFDQWATAAWSTAVRRHAGDDPRAKIIGYFEVLDQWFHAPDFQGCLFLNVAAEYPNPRDPIHIAGAAHKLRCRETFRDLAEDAGAEKPEELADQLAILLEGAIVLRQVCGCDAAAKTAAETVAMLLEINLPAAT
- a CDS encoding trypsin-like peptidase domain-containing protein, translated to MFVRLTAVGLLAMAGIFGSGESLSAEERPARWESVVVIKSTVEKEGKTSVRSSTGFFVKQGEQVYLATARHSADESNPSSEILFSLGDNSVSLKLEELGQSVENSWLTKPSYDIAILPVSHKLLAKAACLELDDCRRQLPPPKTQLEVVGFPLALGLFGPDLSPVVMEAKLASGEISDPFKSDGQRIAIAIPAIAEGTSGAPVFALEGENDWRVIGVFIGILADSTGGKLSKLAPAHALIDLIEIDAAASK